One part of the Papaver somniferum cultivar HN1 unplaced genomic scaffold, ASM357369v1 unplaced-scaffold_123, whole genome shotgun sequence genome encodes these proteins:
- the LOC113330999 gene encoding uncharacterized protein LOC113330999: MISKSDPVKFLLSKPALIGRPAKWLLQLSELDITCASTRAIKGQAVSDLLATLPGEGTTALQEDLLGEFPEISLVKEEAWLLLFDGSSTPSNNTGGEGVVLVSPTGEVFSHSFKLDFHCTNNSTEYEAFLIGLSLSKQAGSMRMEIMGDSKLLVNQMNGVYALKEVTLAPYRSEAQKLLNYFVDVTITHVVHSNNRHADCLATLASKL; the protein is encoded by the coding sequence ATGATATCTAAGTCCGATCCCGTGAAGTTCTTGCtttcaaaaccggccctgataggaaggccagccaaatggctcctccaactGTCAGAGCTTGATATAACGTGTGCTTCCACAAGAGCTATTAAAGGACAAGCGGTCTCAGATTTACTAGCAACTTTACCAGGAGAGGGTACCACAGCACTGCAGGAAGACCTTCTTGGAGaatttccggaaatctctttaGTCAAAGAAGAAGCGTGGCTACTACTTTTCGATGGCTCCTCCACCCCTAGCAATAATACCGGAGGAGAGGGTGTGGTTTTAGTGTCCCCAaccggtgaagttttctcacattccttcaagctagactttcaTTGCACTAATAattcaacagaatatgaagcctttctcataggATTGTCATTATCCAAGCAAGCTGGATCCATGCGTATGGAAATAATGGGAGATTCTAAATTACTGGTTAACCAGATGAATGGCGTATACGCACTGAAAGAGGTGACACTGGCCCCATATAGATCCGAGGCGCAAAAGCTGCTAAATTACTTCGTTGATGTAACCATAACACATGTTGTCCATAGCAACAATagacatgctgattgcctagccacaTTAGCATCGAAGCTATAG